From Xiphophorus couchianus chromosome 4, X_couchianus-1.0, whole genome shotgun sequence, a single genomic window includes:
- the cog8 gene encoding conserved oligomeric Golgi complex subunit 8 — translation MDVEDESILVSVFKDSFPDSWRDNPDFSAYLSELSACGLDKLGREPERLAEERNQILQQTRELAFSNYQTFIRTADCTEHIYRDFGRVEGSVSRLLDKLPRFGERCRTFMTEAEEIAVSRRMNSLTLNRHTEILEILEIPQLMDTCVRNGYYEEALELAAYVRRLERKHAALPVIQDIVRDVRQAAQLMLNQLLQQLRSNAQLPVCLRVIGYLRRMDVFTEAELRVKFLQARGGWLSSVLDAVPDDDPYVHITKTVEACRVHLFDIITQYRAIFSDDDPLAGPPGEAAIFHGWVAQRVAEFLVTLQRDLRRGVGPRLDSLLGQCMYFGLSFSRVGADFRGQLAPLFQQVALEAFQAALQEAADRFQEDMNRYTLVALPVALGGALAPAAPGVQPGTLQPPTALLDFTPLACFLNHVLSAFNDLRLCCPLGAAQDVSRSLEDVLRTVTRVIVAFHRAEQSAFSSREEDLFVQFCSSFADDLLPFLSRCLQVLFPPAQLALVLGVPASQLHRYGGLGRIDVSAVLQPLDFILPQKEPEPEPLLPEADIPAEQGSLTQPKPEPSQPGRTETAAELEADAE, via the exons ATGGACGTGGAGGATGAGAGCATCCTGGTGTCCGTCTTCAAGGACAGCTTCCCGGACAGCTGGAGGGACAACCCGGACTTCTCGGCCTACCTGTCTGAGCTCAGCGCCTGCGGCCTGGATAAGCTGGGCCGGGAGCCGGAGCGGCTGGCCGAGGAGCGGAACCAGATCCTGCAGCAGACCCGGGAGCTGGCCTTCTCCAACTACCAGACCTTCATCCGAACCGCGGACTGCACCGAGCACATCTACCGGGACTTCGGCCGGGTGGAGGGCAGCGTGTCCCGGCTGCTGGACAAGCTGCCCCGGTTCGGAGAGAGGTGCAG GACTTTCATGACGGAAGCGGAGGAGATCGCTGTCAGCCGGCGGATGAACAGCCTGACTCTGAACCGGCACACGGAGATCCTGGAAATCCTGGAGATCCCGCAGCTGATGGACACCTGCGTCCGCAACGGCTACTACGAGGAGGCGCTGGAGCTGGCCGCCTACGTCCGCCGGCTGGAGAGGAAGCACGCCGCACTACCTGTGATCCAG GACATCGTGCGGGACGTGCGGCAGGCGGCGCAGCTGATGCTCAACCagttgctgcagcagctgcgCTCTAACGCCCAGCTGCCCGTGTGCCTGCGCGTGATTGGCTACCTGCGGCGGATGGACGTGTTCACGGAGGCGGAGCTCCGAGTGAAGTTCCTGCAGGCGCGCGGCGGCTGGCTGAGCTCCGTGCTGGACGCCGTCCCCGATGACGATCCTTATGTTCACATCACCAAGACGGTGGAGGCGTGCCGGGTCCACCTGTTCGACATCATCACGCAGTACCGCGCCATCTTCTCTGACGACGACCCGCTGGCGGGCCCCCCGGGCGAGGCGGCCATCTTTCACGGCTGGGTGGCGCAGAGGGTGGCGGAGTTCCTGGTGACGCTGCAGAGGGACCTGAGGCGCGGCGTGGGCCCCCGGCTGGACTCGCTGCTGGGCCAGTGCATGTACTTCGGCCTGTCCTTCAGCAGGGTGGGGGCCGACTTCCGGGGCCAGCTGGCGCCGCTgttccagcaggtggcgctggAGGCCTTCCAGGCGGCGCTGCAAGAGGCTGCGGACCGCTTCCAGGAGGACATGAACCGCTACACGCTGGTGGCCCTTCCAGTGGCGCTGGGGGGCGCACTGGCCCCTGCGGCCCCCGGCGTACAGCCTGGTACCCTGCAGCCCCCCACCGCCCTGCTGGACTTCACACCGCTGGCCTGCTTCCTCAACCACGTCTTGAGCGCCTTCAACGACCTGCGGCTCTGCTGCCCCCTGGGGGCGGCCCAGGACGTCAGCCGTAGCCTGGAAGACGTCCTGAGGACG GTGACCCGTGTCATTGTGGCGTTCCACCGGGCTGAGCAGTCGGCCTTcagcagcagagaggaggaTTTGTTTGTCCAGTTCTGCTCGTCATTCGCTGACGACCTTTTGCCCTTCCTTAGCCGCTGCCTGCAGGTTCTGTTCCCTCCGGCCCAGTTGGCGCTGGTTCTGG GTGTTCCTGCATCTCAGCTGCACAGGTACGGCGGTCTGGGCCGCATCGACGTCTCTGCCGTCCTGCAGCCGCTGGACTTCATTCTCCCTCAgaaggaaccagaaccagaaccgctgcTACCGGAGGCCGACATCCCGGCCGAGCAGGGCTCGCTCACTCAGCCGAAACCAGAACCTTCTCAGCCGGGCCGCACAGAGACCGCAGCAGAACTGGAGGCTGACGCAGAGTGA
- the nob1 gene encoding RNA-binding protein NOB1 isoform X1: MAPTLVEHVVADAGAFLKQAQLQEFGQNIYTLREVLDEIRDRTTRRSLAVLPYQLTFREPNPEHIRTVTEFSKKTGDYPSLSATDIKVLALTYQLQLEHVGSQNLKAEPDLKVTIQSTQHHPEAPVHVAGFHLPSRRTVDTTNTGHTRSEPSTQTDLDQFNSFQFWRQPLPSLQGDLLDLLDPTDPDQQPDIPASSETDEDFSSFRFWRDPVPSVDQDLLALVDVGGASTQVEERRAEPGLGEDQSDNDDDDDDGWITPSNIRQVKMESSDWTEAADVRVGCLTTDFAMQNVLIQMGLHVLSVGGLVIRRARSYILRCHACFRTTSNMSKAFCPHCGNQTLKKLAVTVGNDGSIQMHFSKNPKVMNPRGTRYSLPLPRGGKHAADPHLVEDQRFPQQRLSRKARQKTDVFDPDYLAGASPFCQNDVYSRAANLQIRDGESGAGRRRANPNAARRKFLKKK, from the exons ATGGCGCCGACCCTGGTGGAGCATGTTGTCGCGGACGCTGGAGCGTTTTTAAAGCAAGCCCAGCTGCAG GAGTTTGGCCAGAACATCTACACCCTGCGGGAGGTTCTGGACGAGATCCGGGATAGAACCACCCGGAGGAGTCTGGCCGTCCTGCCGTACCAGCTGACCTTCAGAGAGCCGAACCCGGAGCACATCAGAACCG TGACAGAGTTCTCCAAGAAGACTGGCGACTACCCCAGCCTGTCCGCCACTGACATCAAGGTTCTGGCTCTGACCtaccagctgcagctggagcacGTCGGGTCACAGAACCTCAAGGCGGAACCGGACCTGAAG GTGACCATCCAGAGCACACAGCACCACCCAGAGGCTCCGGTCCACGTTGCGGGCTTCCATCTTCCCTCAAGG AGGACCGTGGACACTACGAATACCGGACACACTCGGTCGGAACCATCCACTCAGACAGACCTGGACCAGTTCAACAGCTTCCAGTTCTGGAGGCAGCCATTGCCGAGCCTCCAGGGAGACCTGCTGGACCTGCTG GATCCGACCGACCCGGATCAGCAGCCAGACATCCCGGCATCCTCAGAGACAGACGAAGACTTCAGCAGCTTCCGGTTCTGGAGAGACCCAGTTCCCAGCGTGGACCAGGACCTGCTGGCCCTCGTG GATGTGGGCGGAGCCTCAACCCaggtggaggagaggagggcGGAGCCAGGGCTGGGAGAGGACCAATCAGAcaacgatgatgatgatgatgatggctgGATCACTCCCAGCAACATCAGGCAGGTGAAGATGGAGTCGTCTGATTGGACGGAGGCAGCTGATGTCAGAGTGGGGTGCCTGACCACCGACTTCGCCATGCAG AACGTTCTGATCCAGATGGGCCTCCATGTTCTGTCCGTCGGCGGCCTGGTGATTCGCCGCGCCCGCAGCTACATCCTGCGGTGCCACGCCTGCTTCAG GACGACCAGCAACATGAGCAAAGCGTTCTGCCCTCACTGCGGCAACCAGACCCTGAAGAAGTTGGCGGTTACCGTTGGCAATGACGGCAGCATCCAGATGCACTTCTCCAAGAACCCCAAGGTCATGAACCCCCGAGGAACCAGG TACTCGCTGCCGCTGCCTCGCGGCGGGAAGCACGCCGCCGACCCCCACCTGGTGGAGGACCAGCGCTTCCCGCAGCAGCGGCTCTCCAGGAAGGCCCGGCAGAAGACGGACGTGTTCGACCCGGACTACTTGGCCGGAGCGTCGCCGTTCTGCCAGAACGACGTCTACAGCCGCGCCGCCAACCTGCAGATCCGTGACGGGGAGAGCGGCGCTGGCCGCAGGCGGGCCAACCCCAACGCCGCCCGCAGGAAGTTCCTCAAGAAGAAGTGA
- the nob1 gene encoding RNA-binding protein NOB1 isoform X2, whose protein sequence is MAPTLVEHVVADAGAFLKQAQLQEFGQNIYTLREVLDEIRDRTTRRSLAVLPYQLTFREPNPEHIRTVTEFSKKTGDYPSLSATDIKVLALTYQLQLEHVGSQNLKAEPDLKVTIQSTQHHPEAPVHVAGFHLPSRRTVDTTNTGHTRSEPSTQTDLDQFNSFQFWRQPLPSLQGDLLDLLDPTDPDQQPDIPASSETDEDFSSFRFWRDPVPSVDQDLLALVDVGGASTQVEERRAEPGLGEDQSDNDDDDDDGWITPSNIRQVKMESSDWTEAADVRVGCLTTDFAMQNVLIQMGLHVLSVGGLVIRRARSYILRCHACFRTTSNMSKAFCPHCGNQTLKKLAVTVGNDGSIQMHFSKNPKVMNPRGTRVRRFDL, encoded by the exons ATGGCGCCGACCCTGGTGGAGCATGTTGTCGCGGACGCTGGAGCGTTTTTAAAGCAAGCCCAGCTGCAG GAGTTTGGCCAGAACATCTACACCCTGCGGGAGGTTCTGGACGAGATCCGGGATAGAACCACCCGGAGGAGTCTGGCCGTCCTGCCGTACCAGCTGACCTTCAGAGAGCCGAACCCGGAGCACATCAGAACCG TGACAGAGTTCTCCAAGAAGACTGGCGACTACCCCAGCCTGTCCGCCACTGACATCAAGGTTCTGGCTCTGACCtaccagctgcagctggagcacGTCGGGTCACAGAACCTCAAGGCGGAACCGGACCTGAAG GTGACCATCCAGAGCACACAGCACCACCCAGAGGCTCCGGTCCACGTTGCGGGCTTCCATCTTCCCTCAAGG AGGACCGTGGACACTACGAATACCGGACACACTCGGTCGGAACCATCCACTCAGACAGACCTGGACCAGTTCAACAGCTTCCAGTTCTGGAGGCAGCCATTGCCGAGCCTCCAGGGAGACCTGCTGGACCTGCTG GATCCGACCGACCCGGATCAGCAGCCAGACATCCCGGCATCCTCAGAGACAGACGAAGACTTCAGCAGCTTCCGGTTCTGGAGAGACCCAGTTCCCAGCGTGGACCAGGACCTGCTGGCCCTCGTG GATGTGGGCGGAGCCTCAACCCaggtggaggagaggagggcGGAGCCAGGGCTGGGAGAGGACCAATCAGAcaacgatgatgatgatgatgatggctgGATCACTCCCAGCAACATCAGGCAGGTGAAGATGGAGTCGTCTGATTGGACGGAGGCAGCTGATGTCAGAGTGGGGTGCCTGACCACCGACTTCGCCATGCAG AACGTTCTGATCCAGATGGGCCTCCATGTTCTGTCCGTCGGCGGCCTGGTGATTCGCCGCGCCCGCAGCTACATCCTGCGGTGCCACGCCTGCTTCAG GACGACCAGCAACATGAGCAAAGCGTTCTGCCCTCACTGCGGCAACCAGACCCTGAAGAAGTTGGCGGTTACCGTTGGCAATGACGGCAGCATCCAGATGCACTTCTCCAAGAACCCCAAGGTCATGAACCCCCGAGGAACCAGGGTGAGACGCTTCGACCTTTAA